The Agromyces atrinae genome window below encodes:
- a CDS encoding enoyl-CoA hydratase/isomerase family protein codes for MNEKPTVTLDIDGRIATVTIDRPDALNALSGEVLAGLREVFLRLRREVALDRENGVRGVILTGAGGRAFVAGADIRAMSTLSPDEGETIGRLGHDVAALIEGLPVPVIACVDGFALGGGCELALACDLILATTASRFGQPEVKLGLIPGFGGTVRLPRAVGLARAKELIYTGRTIDAAEAQRLGLVLDVVDSRDDLFDAARTLIEAIAANAASAVGIAKAVLVDSAGRPTDDAVERELAGFREAFTTDEMREGVAAFLEKRAPRF; via the coding sequence ATGAACGAGAAGCCGACGGTCACCCTCGACATCGACGGGCGCATCGCGACCGTCACGATCGATCGCCCCGATGCGCTCAACGCGTTGTCGGGCGAGGTCCTCGCGGGGCTCCGAGAGGTCTTCCTCCGGCTCCGCCGCGAGGTGGCCCTCGATCGCGAGAACGGTGTGCGCGGCGTCATCCTCACCGGGGCGGGTGGCCGCGCGTTCGTCGCGGGCGCCGACATCCGCGCCATGTCGACGCTGAGCCCCGACGAGGGCGAGACGATCGGACGACTCGGCCACGACGTCGCCGCCCTCATCGAAGGCCTGCCGGTTCCGGTCATCGCGTGCGTCGACGGCTTCGCCCTCGGCGGCGGGTGCGAGCTCGCCCTCGCATGCGACCTCATCCTCGCGACGACCGCGTCGCGCTTCGGCCAGCCCGAGGTGAAGCTCGGTCTCATCCCCGGCTTCGGCGGAACCGTGCGCCTCCCCCGCGCCGTGGGGCTCGCGCGCGCGAAGGAGCTCATCTACACGGGCCGCACGATCGATGCGGCCGAAGCCCAGCGTCTCGGCCTCGTGCTCGACGTGGTCGATTCGCGCGACGACCTCTTCGATGCGGCCCGCACGCTCATCGAGGCGATCGCCGCCAACGCGGCATCCGCGGTCGGCATCGCGAAGGCGGTGCTCGTCGATTCGGCGGGGCGGCCGACCGATGACGCGGTCGAACGCGAACTCGCGGGCTTCCGCGAGGCCTTCACGACCGATGAGATGCGCGAGGGCGTCGCGGCGTTCCTCGAGAAGCGCGCGCCGCGGTTCTAG
- the efeB gene encoding iron uptake transporter deferrochelatase/peroxidase subunit, translating into MSDETGVPSADAESEQPAGVSRRGLFGLLGAGAAGLALGAAGGAGVTAAVAAQATTPASRVYPFFGAHQAGITTPAQDRLHFAAFDVGERTTREELRELLVEWSAAAAQLTQGLEIGETGAVGGSDLAPPEDTGEALGLPASGLTITFGFGPSLFETADGVDRFGIADRRPESLVRLPRFQGDALKPEYTDGDLCIQACADDPQVAVHAIRNLSRIAFGRASLRWSQLGFGRTSSTSTSQATPRNLFGFKDGTANVKSEEAAAVDEHVWVGAGEDAAWMTGGSYLVARRIRMLIENWDRTQLQEQELVIGRDKAQGAPLSGGTEFTEPDFDASGAAGQPLIDPTAHVRLAHPAQNSGVRLLRRGYNYVDGNDELGRLDAGLFFLSYQRSPEQFITVQRTLATDGLNEYIRHVGSAIFAVPPGATAGGFVGETLFA; encoded by the coding sequence ATGAGCGACGAGACCGGCGTCCCCTCAGCAGACGCCGAATCCGAACAGCCCGCCGGCGTCTCACGCCGCGGGCTGTTCGGCCTGCTCGGTGCGGGGGCCGCCGGTCTCGCACTCGGCGCCGCGGGAGGCGCGGGGGTCACCGCGGCCGTCGCGGCGCAGGCGACGACACCCGCGTCGCGCGTGTATCCGTTCTTCGGCGCACACCAGGCCGGGATCACGACTCCCGCACAGGACCGGCTGCACTTCGCGGCCTTCGACGTCGGCGAACGCACGACGCGCGAGGAACTGCGCGAACTGCTCGTCGAGTGGAGCGCCGCCGCGGCGCAGCTCACCCAGGGTCTCGAGATCGGTGAGACGGGCGCCGTCGGCGGTTCCGATCTCGCGCCGCCCGAAGACACGGGCGAGGCGCTCGGACTTCCCGCGAGCGGCCTCACGATCACGTTCGGCTTCGGCCCCTCGCTCTTCGAGACGGCTGACGGCGTCGACCGATTCGGTATCGCCGACCGCCGGCCCGAGTCGCTCGTGCGGTTGCCGCGCTTCCAGGGCGATGCGCTGAAGCCCGAGTACACCGATGGCGACCTCTGCATCCAGGCCTGCGCCGACGACCCGCAGGTCGCCGTGCACGCCATCCGCAACCTCAGTCGCATCGCCTTCGGGCGTGCGTCGCTGCGCTGGTCGCAGCTCGGCTTCGGCCGCACCTCGTCGACCTCCACGAGCCAGGCCACCCCGCGCAACCTCTTCGGGTTCAAGGACGGCACGGCCAACGTGAAGTCGGAGGAGGCCGCGGCCGTCGACGAGCACGTCTGGGTCGGTGCGGGCGAGGACGCCGCGTGGATGACGGGCGGCAGCTATCTCGTCGCCCGGCGCATCCGCATGCTCATCGAGAACTGGGATCGCACGCAGCTCCAGGAGCAGGAGCTCGTGATCGGCCGCGACAAGGCCCAGGGCGCACCGCTCTCGGGCGGCACCGAGTTCACGGAGCCCGACTTCGACGCGAGCGGAGCCGCGGGCCAACCGCTCATCGACCCGACGGCTCACGTGCGTCTCGCACACCCCGCCCAGAACTCGGGCGTGCGGCTGCTCCGTCGCGGGTACAACTACGTCGACGGCAACGACGAGCTCGGCCGCCTCGACGCCGGCCTGTTCTTCCTGTCGTACCAGCGTTCGCCCGAGCAGTTCATCACGGTGCAGCGTACGCTCGCGACGGATGGACTCAACGAGTACATCCGCCACGTGGGTTCCGCGATCTTCGCCGTGCCCCCGGGCGCGACGGCGGGCGGCTTCGTGGGAGAGACGCTGTTCGCCTGA
- the efeO gene encoding iron uptake system protein EfeO: MKRTLPGLAALGVATLALTGCVSNTPTGDAIAVAITDDACDVSVATTEAGAITFTASNTGTDVNEFEILADDKLRIVGEKENITPGQTVSYVAQLGPGTYYTACKFQQVGAPIGLAEFTVTGEASAVSADEQELTDEAVTNYIAYVRSQAAELIPAVDALTAAYAAGDDDTARSLFASTRVFYERIEPTAEAFGDLDPKIDYREVDAVAEGLEWTGFHRIEKDLWAPEVGDVNSDGQDALIDWAPSTPEQRAEFADQLVADVAELHELVSDPSFSVSLGDISNGAIGLLDEVAAGKITGEEDWWSGTDLTDFAANVQGASVAFGNVRAIAESKGEAGTTLAADIDDEFAALEGLLGEYGSIDAGFINYAELDDADKKALSDQVNALSEPLSQLTHTVLGVAEPAE, translated from the coding sequence ATGAAGAGAACCCTCCCCGGCCTCGCCGCACTCGGCGTCGCCACCCTCGCCTTGACCGGCTGCGTCTCGAACACGCCGACGGGCGATGCGATCGCCGTCGCGATCACGGATGACGCGTGCGATGTCTCGGTCGCGACGACCGAAGCCGGCGCGATCACCTTCACCGCCTCGAACACGGGCACGGATGTCAACGAGTTCGAGATCCTCGCCGACGACAAGCTGCGCATCGTGGGCGAGAAGGAGAACATCACGCCCGGCCAGACCGTCTCGTACGTCGCCCAGCTCGGCCCCGGCACGTACTACACGGCGTGCAAGTTCCAGCAGGTGGGTGCCCCCATCGGGCTCGCCGAGTTCACGGTGACCGGTGAGGCGAGCGCCGTCTCGGCCGACGAGCAGGAGCTCACCGACGAGGCCGTCACGAACTACATCGCCTACGTGCGTTCGCAGGCCGCCGAGCTGATCCCCGCCGTCGACGCGCTCACGGCCGCCTACGCCGCGGGCGACGACGACACCGCCCGTTCGCTCTTCGCGTCGACGCGCGTCTTCTACGAGCGCATCGAGCCGACCGCCGAGGCATTCGGCGACCTCGATCCGAAGATCGACTACCGCGAGGTCGACGCCGTCGCCGAGGGTCTCGAGTGGACCGGCTTCCACCGCATCGAGAAGGACCTCTGGGCGCCCGAGGTCGGCGACGTGAACTCCGACGGCCAGGATGCCCTCATCGATTGGGCTCCCTCGACGCCCGAGCAGCGCGCCGAGTTCGCCGATCAGCTCGTCGCCGACGTCGCGGAGCTCCACGAGCTCGTCTCCGACCCGTCGTTCTCGGTCTCGCTCGGCGACATCTCGAACGGCGCCATCGGCCTCCTCGACGAGGTCGCCGCGGGCAAGATCACGGGCGAGGAGGACTGGTGGTCGGGAACCGACCTCACCGACTTCGCCGCCAACGTCCAGGGCGCATCGGTCGCGTTCGGCAACGTGCGTGCGATCGCCGAGTCGAAGGGCGAGGCGGGCACGACGCTCGCCGCCGACATCGACGACGAGTTCGCCGCCCTCGAGGGCCTGCTCGGCGAGTACGGTTCGATCGACGCGGGATTCATCAACTACGCCGAGCTCGACGACGCCGACAAGAAGGCGCTCTCCGACCAGGTCAACGCCCTGTCCGAGCCGCTCTCACAGCTCACCCACACCGTGCTCGGCGTCGCCGAGCCCGCGGAGTAG
- the efeU gene encoding iron uptake transporter permease EfeU, with amino-acid sequence MLANYLIGLREGLEAGLVVGVLIAYVGKIGRRDVLPRLWFGIGLAVALSLAVGAILTWGPYGLSFQAQEILGGVLSILAVALVTWMIFWMSAHAAGISRELRSKVDAALAGSTTGIVAIGVVSVGREGIETALFVWANVSSSGDALLGTIGAVLGILTAIVIAYLIYRGLVRINLTRFFKWTGLFLILVAAGVLAYAVGELQEAGVLPGWGTAAFSLAAVASLSTWYGALLGGLFGYTPEPTWLQFGAWLGYLAIVTPLFLLHLRSRRSVAPRPVSSTESPPASSVDATDPARPASTTVPRSQ; translated from the coding sequence GTGCTCGCAAACTACCTCATCGGCCTGCGTGAAGGCCTCGAAGCCGGACTCGTCGTCGGCGTCCTCATCGCCTACGTCGGCAAGATCGGGCGACGCGACGTGCTGCCGCGACTCTGGTTCGGCATCGGCCTCGCCGTCGCGCTCTCGCTCGCCGTCGGCGCCATCCTGACGTGGGGACCGTACGGTCTGAGCTTCCAGGCGCAGGAGATCCTCGGCGGCGTCCTCTCGATCCTCGCCGTCGCCCTCGTCACGTGGATGATCTTCTGGATGTCGGCGCACGCCGCAGGCATCTCTCGTGAACTCCGCTCGAAGGTCGACGCCGCCCTCGCCGGATCGACGACGGGCATCGTCGCGATCGGAGTCGTGAGCGTCGGTCGCGAAGGCATCGAGACGGCCCTGTTCGTCTGGGCGAACGTGTCGTCCTCGGGCGATGCGCTGCTCGGCACGATCGGCGCCGTCCTCGGCATCCTCACGGCGATTGTGATCGCGTACCTGATCTACCGCGGCCTCGTTCGCATCAACCTCACGCGCTTCTTTAAGTGGACGGGCCTCTTCCTCATCCTCGTCGCGGCCGGCGTCCTCGCGTACGCCGTCGGCGAGCTGCAGGAGGCCGGTGTGCTGCCGGGTTGGGGCACAGCGGCGTTCAGCCTCGCAGCGGTCGCCTCGCTGAGCACCTGGTACGGCGCCCTCCTCGGCGGCCTCTTCGGCTACACCCCCGAACCGACCTGGCTCCAGTTCGGCGCCTGGCTCGGCTACCTCGCCATCGTCACTCCCCTGTTCCTCCTGCATCTCCGGTCTCGCCGCAGCGTCGCCCCGCGGCCGGTCTCGTCGACGGAATCGCCTCCCGCGTCATCCGTCGACGCCACCGACCCCGCACGCCCCGCTTCGACCACCGTTCCCAGGAGTCAGTAA
- a CDS encoding DUF6113 family protein: MEKASLGSRIAVYAVSALAGAVFGFFATFGHQAQTVVAGVSIPWGIVLALLGVAALVLGIRLITRDRWASFWTAGGLLAVVFVLSLPGIGGSVLVTDSVLGTVWAVGPTLIAVLIVAWPTLPNRSRSRA; this comes from the coding sequence ATGGAGAAGGCCAGTCTCGGTTCGCGCATCGCCGTCTACGCGGTCTCCGCGCTCGCCGGAGCCGTCTTCGGCTTCTTCGCGACCTTCGGTCATCAGGCTCAGACCGTCGTGGCCGGCGTGTCGATCCCGTGGGGCATCGTGCTCGCGCTCCTCGGCGTCGCGGCGCTCGTTCTCGGCATCCGTCTCATCACGCGCGACCGCTGGGCGTCGTTCTGGACGGCGGGCGGTCTGCTCGCGGTCGTCTTCGTGCTCTCGCTGCCGGGCATCGGCGGCTCGGTGCTCGTCACCGACTCCGTGCTCGGCACCGTGTGGGCCGTCGGCCCTACGCTCATCGCCGTGCTCATCGTCGCGTGGCCGACGCTGCCGAACCGTTCGCGCTCGCGCGCGTAG
- the fdxA gene encoding ferredoxin, producing the protein MTYVIALPCVDVKDRACIDECPVDCIYEGERSLYIHPDECVDCGACEPVCPVEAIYYEDDLPDQWADYYKANVEFFDEVGSPGGAAKVGVIEKDHPLIMALPPQAH; encoded by the coding sequence GTGACCTATGTCATCGCCCTTCCGTGTGTGGACGTCAAAGACCGCGCGTGCATCGACGAGTGCCCGGTGGACTGCATCTATGAGGGTGAGCGCTCGCTCTACATCCACCCCGACGAGTGCGTCGACTGCGGTGCGTGCGAACCGGTGTGCCCCGTCGAGGCGATCTACTACGAGGACGACCTCCCCGACCAGTGGGCCGACTACTACAAGGCCAACGTCGAGTTCTTCGACGAGGTGGGTTCGCCCGGCGGAGCCGCGAAGGTCGGCGTGATCGAGAAGGATCACCCGCTCATCATGGCGCTGCCCCCGCAGGCGCACTGA
- the dapC gene encoding succinyldiaminopimelate transaminase, producing MALGELPDYPWDLMKPYRAVAGAHPGGVVDLSIGSPVDATPEVVRAALAAATDAHAYPQTVGTPALREAIVDWFARRRGVDYLTVDHVLPTIGSKELVAFLPFMLGVGEGDTIVHPRAAYPTYAIGAELCGAQAFAADDPADWPESTKLVWLNSPGNPDGRVLSVDELKAARDRALALDATIVSDECYAELGWDVDEVPSLLDPRVTGGSRTNTLVIYSLSKQSNMAGYRAAFVAGCGSRIARLANVRKHAGLMLPAPLQEAMVAALGDDAHVAAQREIYAARRAVLRPALEAAGFHIDRSEAGLYLWATEGHDAWESISRLAELGIVGGPGVFYGEHFPRHVRLSLTATDERIAEAARRLREASRA from the coding sequence ATGGCGCTCGGAGAACTCCCCGACTACCCGTGGGACCTCATGAAGCCCTACCGCGCCGTCGCGGGCGCGCACCCGGGCGGCGTGGTCGACCTCTCGATCGGCTCGCCCGTCGATGCGACCCCCGAGGTCGTGCGTGCGGCTCTCGCCGCCGCGACCGACGCGCACGCGTACCCGCAGACCGTGGGAACGCCTGCGCTCCGTGAGGCCATCGTCGACTGGTTCGCCCGTCGCCGCGGCGTCGACTATCTGACGGTCGACCACGTGCTGCCGACGATCGGATCGAAGGAGCTCGTCGCGTTCCTGCCGTTCATGCTCGGTGTGGGCGAGGGCGACACGATCGTGCACCCGCGCGCCGCGTACCCCACCTACGCGATCGGTGCCGAGCTCTGCGGAGCGCAGGCCTTCGCCGCCGACGACCCCGCCGACTGGCCCGAGTCGACGAAGCTCGTGTGGCTGAACTCGCCGGGCAACCCCGACGGGCGTGTGCTCTCGGTCGACGAGCTGAAGGCCGCGCGAGACCGCGCGCTCGCGCTCGACGCGACGATCGTCTCCGACGAGTGCTACGCCGAACTCGGATGGGACGTCGACGAGGTGCCGAGCCTCCTCGACCCGCGCGTCACCGGCGGCAGCCGCACCAACACGCTCGTCATCTACTCGCTCAGCAAGCAGTCGAACATGGCCGGGTACCGCGCCGCGTTCGTCGCCGGATGCGGCTCGCGCATCGCGCGACTCGCCAACGTGCGGAAGCACGCGGGCCTCATGCTTCCGGCTCCCCTCCAGGAGGCCATGGTCGCCGCCCTCGGGGATGACGCGCACGTCGCCGCACAGCGTGAGATCTACGCCGCACGTCGAGCTGTGCTCCGCCCGGCCCTCGAGGCGGCCGGATTCCACATCGACCGCAGCGAAGCGGGCCTCTACCTGTGGGCCACCGAGGGTCACGACGCGTGGGAATCGATCAGTCGCCTCGCCGAGCTCGGAATCGTCGGCGGACCGGGCGTCTTCTACGGCGAGCACTTCCCGCGCCACGTGCGACTTTCACTCACCGCGACCGATGAGCGCATCGCCGAAGCCGCCCGGCGTCTTCGCGAGGCATCGCGCGCCTGA
- a CDS encoding citrate synthase, translated as MGDVESQGTTAEQQKATLSFPGGRAEFPILPSAAGASSIDVSSLTKQSGLTALDYGFVNTASTRSAITYIDGNEGILRYRGYPIEQLAQNSTYLEVAWLLIYGELPTADELGAFDERIRRHTLLHEDLKRFFSALPHTAHPMSVLSSAVSALSTYYEDTSDPENPDHVEMTTMRLLAKLPVIAAYAHKKSVGQAFLYPDNSLSFVDNFLRLNFGNLAEPYEIDPTLSKALDRLLILHEDHEQNASTSTVRLVGSTGANLYASISAGINALYGPLHGGANEAVLQMLARIQDSGESVAKFVERVKNKEDGVKLMGFGHRVYKNYDPRAKLVKESADAVLAGLGVNDPLLDLAKELEQIALEDDYFKERRLYPNVDFYTGVIYKAMGFPTRMFTVLFAIGRLPGWIAHWREMNADPATKIGRPQQLYTGAGERQFPQR; from the coding sequence GTGGGCGACGTCGAATCGCAGGGTACAACTGCCGAACAGCAGAAGGCGACTCTCAGCTTCCCGGGAGGTCGGGCCGAATTCCCGATCCTGCCGTCCGCGGCGGGAGCCTCATCGATCGACGTCTCGTCGCTCACCAAGCAGTCGGGCCTCACCGCCCTCGACTACGGCTTCGTGAACACCGCGTCGACGCGGTCGGCGATCACCTACATCGACGGCAACGAAGGCATCCTGCGCTACCGCGGCTACCCGATCGAGCAGCTCGCACAGAACTCGACCTATCTCGAGGTCGCGTGGCTCCTCATCTACGGCGAGCTGCCGACGGCCGACGAGCTCGGCGCCTTCGACGAGCGCATCCGCCGCCACACGCTCCTGCACGAAGACCTCAAGCGGTTCTTCTCGGCCCTGCCGCACACCGCTCACCCGATGTCGGTGCTCTCGAGCGCCGTGTCGGCTCTGTCGACGTACTACGAAGACACGTCCGACCCCGAGAACCCCGACCACGTCGAGATGACGACGATGCGACTTCTCGCGAAGCTGCCCGTCATCGCCGCGTACGCGCACAAGAAGAGCGTCGGCCAGGCATTCCTGTACCCCGACAACTCGCTGTCGTTCGTCGACAACTTCCTGCGCCTGAACTTCGGCAACCTCGCCGAGCCGTACGAGATCGACCCGACCCTGTCGAAGGCGCTCGACCGCCTCCTCATCCTCCACGAGGACCACGAGCAGAACGCGTCGACCTCGACCGTGCGACTCGTGGGCTCAACGGGTGCGAACCTCTACGCCTCGATCTCGGCGGGCATCAACGCCCTCTACGGCCCGCTCCACGGCGGCGCCAACGAGGCCGTGCTGCAGATGCTCGCCCGCATCCAGGACTCGGGCGAGAGCGTCGCGAAGTTCGTCGAGCGCGTCAAGAACAAGGAAGACGGCGTGAAGCTCATGGGCTTCGGGCACCGCGTCTACAAGAACTACGACCCGCGCGCGAAGCTCGTGAAGGAGTCGGCGGACGCCGTGCTCGCCGGGCTCGGCGTCAACGACCCCCTGCTCGACCTCGCGAAGGAGCTCGAGCAGATCGCCCTCGAGGACGACTACTTCAAGGAGCGTCGCCTCTACCCGAACGTCGACTTCTACACGGGCGTCATCTACAAGGCGATGGGCTTCCCGACGCGCATGTTCACCGTGCTCTTCGCGATCGGCCGCCTGCCCGGCTGGATCGCGCACTGGCGCGAGATGAACGCCGACCCCGCGACGAAGATCGGCCGCCCGCAGCAGCTGTACACGGGCGCCGGCGAGCGTCAGTTCCCGCAGCGCTGA
- a CDS encoding AAA family ATPase, protein MRINRVEITGFGPYKSTQTVDFDAFADDGLFLIGGRTGAGKSSILDAICFALFDGVPRYDKTEARLRSDHCGPDDPTLVVLEFTVGDDRYRVERSPAYDRPKKRGDGTTKTPASARLAVLRRGAEGDVWEGLFARPADVGNELERVLGLSKEQFLQVVLLAQNRFQQFLLAKNDERQALLRTLFGTRRFRDYEDALAERTRVLAEGLSVTRARIDQLVAQASRRLDVELMNLESADDAAAALHRQAEEAARVAAIADEAHRVAATAHEGLTATAERQRRRAAAEQRLTELDASAETIARARERLALHRSAETVRPAVLAARAARSEAALAATALSTARAGVSHDDDRALLELERADLETHIERLLRDEGELEAITADERALPGQRDALTAAEARLTTATTTLTDALTRSEELPARLEGVLERITASSVAAGRAESAAAERERCQAAARAAEMLDELVLALPAAEALELDQGRKRTAASIALDRLHERRLGGHAAELAAALVDGEACSVCGSLEHPAPAEAGDDAVTESMVAAAVADLEAATRGADEARTAADALRARIGEQRVRTDGVDRATLDERVTAASRAVALAAEAAETLVAQTAERDALRRELDEAEARLAALREKRDAADVEASVARAALATATDRVEQHRGEFTTVAERLRDTTRRLRALRSVAEAERREESALSALATADEALAAQLTESGFADAESVEQALLSPTDQGEVEASVRAHDEGRAIAKATLADPELDGLPSEPVDVDASAAALLVSEHARDEARSARDALIERDTSVAELLSAARAAASASAEAHAEYETVATLAASLRGDTPNTKKMKLESYVLAAELEEIVAAANGRLRQMSGGRYRLEHSDALAYRKASSGLGLQVLDLHTGRPRSTHSLSGGESFLASLALALGLAEVVTGRAGGVTLDTLFIDEGFGSLDGDTLEIAMGTLDSLRAGGRTIGLISHVEAMKEQIPAKLAIDVADGGWSVIDQR, encoded by the coding sequence GTGAGGATCAACCGCGTCGAGATCACAGGCTTCGGTCCGTACAAGTCCACCCAGACCGTCGACTTCGACGCCTTCGCCGACGACGGGCTGTTCCTCATCGGTGGTCGCACCGGCGCGGGCAAGTCGAGCATCCTCGACGCCATCTGCTTCGCGCTCTTCGACGGCGTTCCCCGGTACGACAAGACCGAGGCACGGCTCCGCAGCGACCACTGCGGGCCCGACGACCCGACCCTCGTCGTGCTCGAGTTCACCGTGGGCGACGACCGCTACCGGGTCGAGCGCTCCCCCGCGTACGACCGGCCGAAGAAGCGCGGCGACGGAACGACGAAGACGCCGGCATCCGCCCGGCTCGCCGTCCTCCGCCGAGGCGCCGAAGGCGACGTGTGGGAGGGCCTCTTCGCGCGGCCCGCCGACGTCGGCAACGAACTCGAACGCGTGCTCGGACTCTCGAAGGAGCAGTTCCTCCAGGTCGTGCTGCTCGCGCAGAACCGTTTCCAGCAATTTCTCCTCGCCAAGAACGACGAGCGACAGGCGCTACTGCGCACCCTGTTCGGCACGCGTCGCTTCCGCGACTACGAAGACGCCCTCGCCGAGCGCACGCGCGTGCTCGCCGAAGGCCTGTCGGTCACTCGGGCGCGCATCGACCAGCTCGTCGCGCAAGCGAGCCGTCGGCTCGACGTCGAACTCATGAACCTCGAGTCCGCCGACGACGCGGCTGCGGCGCTTCACCGGCAGGCCGAGGAGGCTGCACGTGTCGCCGCGATCGCGGACGAGGCGCACCGCGTCGCCGCGACCGCCCACGAGGGTCTCACCGCAACGGCCGAGCGCCAGCGGCGACGTGCGGCGGCCGAGCAGCGGCTGACCGAACTGGATGCCTCGGCCGAGACGATCGCTCGGGCACGCGAGCGGCTGGCGCTCCATCGATCGGCCGAGACCGTCCGGCCCGCGGTACTCGCGGCGCGCGCGGCACGCTCCGAGGCCGCACTCGCGGCGACCGCGCTCTCGACGGCACGTGCAGGGGTGTCGCACGACGACGACCGGGCGCTCCTCGAACTCGAGCGGGCCGACCTCGAGACGCACATCGAGCGCCTGCTCCGTGACGAGGGGGAACTCGAGGCGATCACCGCCGACGAACGTGCGCTCCCCGGTCAACGCGACGCCCTGACCGCCGCCGAGGCGCGGCTCACCACGGCGACGACGACGCTCACCGACGCCCTCACGCGCTCGGAGGAGCTTCCGGCCCGGCTGGAAGGCGTTCTCGAGCGCATCACCGCGTCGAGCGTCGCGGCCGGGCGCGCCGAGAGCGCTGCGGCCGAACGGGAGCGGTGCCAGGCGGCGGCCCGCGCGGCCGAGATGCTCGACGAGCTCGTCCTCGCCCTGCCCGCGGCCGAGGCGCTCGAACTCGACCAGGGTCGCAAGCGCACCGCGGCATCGATCGCGCTCGATCGGTTGCACGAGCGGCGCCTCGGCGGCCACGCGGCCGAACTCGCCGCGGCCCTCGTCGACGGCGAGGCGTGTTCCGTGTGCGGGTCGCTCGAGCATCCCGCTCCCGCCGAGGCGGGCGACGACGCCGTCACCGAATCGATGGTCGCCGCCGCGGTCGCCGATCTCGAGGCCGCGACGCGCGGCGCCGACGAGGCCCGCACCGCGGCCGATGCGCTGCGTGCCCGCATCGGCGAGCAGCGCGTGCGCACCGACGGCGTCGATCGAGCGACGCTCGACGAACGCGTCACCGCGGCCTCGCGTGCGGTCGCTCTTGCTGCCGAGGCGGCCGAGACGCTCGTCGCGCAGACGGCCGAACGCGACGCCCTCCGCCGCGAGCTCGATGAGGCCGAGGCTCGGCTGGCCGCGCTCCGCGAGAAGCGTGATGCCGCCGACGTGGAGGCGTCCGTGGCGCGCGCTGCACTCGCGACGGCGACCGATCGCGTCGAGCAGCATCGCGGCGAGTTCACGACGGTCGCCGAGCGCCTGCGCGACACGACACGGCGACTCCGTGCCCTCCGCTCGGTGGCCGAGGCCGAACGCCGCGAGGAGTCGGCTCTGTCGGCGCTCGCGACCGCCGACGAGGCCCTCGCCGCGCAGCTCACCGAGTCGGGGTTCGCCGACGCCGAGTCGGTCGAGCAGGCTCTCCTCTCACCGACCGATCAGGGTGAGGTCGAGGCCTCCGTGCGAGCGCACGACGAGGGCCGCGCGATCGCGAAGGCGACGCTCGCCGACCCCGAGCTCGATGGGCTGCCGAGCGAGCCCGTCGACGTCGATGCGTCGGCCGCGGCGCTCCTCGTCTCGGAGCACGCGCGCGACGAGGCCCGCAGCGCGCGTGACGCCCTCATCGAACGGGACACGTCCGTCGCCGAGCTGCTGAGCGCCGCACGTGCCGCGGCGTCCGCGAGCGCCGAGGCGCACGCCGAGTACGAGACGGTCGCGACGCTCGCCGCGAGCCTTCGCGGCGACACCCCCAACACCAAGAAGATGAAACTCGAGTCGTACGTGCTCGCCGCCGAACTCGAAGAGATCGTCGCCGCCGCGAACGGGCGGCTCCGGCAGATGTCGGGTGGTCGCTACCGGCTCGAGCACTCCGATGCGCTCGCGTACCGCAAGGCGTCGTCCGGCCTCGGGCTCCAGGTGCTCGACCTGCACACCGGTCGTCCCCGGTCGACGCACTCGCTCTCGGGCGGAGAGTCGTTCCTCGCGTCGCTCGCGCTCGCGCTCGGCCTCGCCGAGGTCGTCACCGGGCGTGCGGGCGGCGTCACCCTCGACACCCTCTTCATCGACGAGGGCTTCGGCTCACTCGACGGCGACACGCTCGAGATCGCGATGGGAACGCTCGACAGCCTGCGGGCGGGCGGCCGCACGATCGGCCTCATCAGTCACGTCGAGGCGATGAAGGAGCAGATCCCGGCGAAGCTCGCCATCGACGTCGCCGACGGCGGATGGAGCGTCATCGACCAGCGCTGA